The Lathyrus oleraceus cultivar Zhongwan6 chromosome 5, CAAS_Psat_ZW6_1.0, whole genome shotgun sequence genome includes the window CGATGATTCTTGGGAAGCACTTCAATGGGTTGCTTCACACGCCGTCGAAGACGGCTTCGACGGCTTCAACGGCTTCAACGGCCAAGAAAAAGAAAACTGGATCAAAGAAAAAGTTGACTTTAACCGAGTTTTCTTAGCAGGTGACAGTGCTGGTGCTAACATGGGACACTACATGTGTTTAAAGGATCACAATTTCGTGAACTTCAAGATTTTGGGTCTTATTATGGTGAATCCTTATTTCTGGGGGAAGGAACCAATTGGCGTGGAGATAAGTGATTCTGAAAGGAAGAAAATGGTTGATAAATGGTGGGAATTTGTTTGTCCTTCTGATAAAGGAAGTGATGATCCTCTGATTAATCCGTTTGTAGAAGAAGCACCTGGAATTGAAGGATTGTGTGTTGAAAAAGTGCTTGTTACTGTTGCTGAGAAAGATATAttgagagaaagagggaaactTTATCATAAGAAATTGGTTAATAGTAGTTGGAAAGGAACTGCTGAATTCTATGAAACTCAAGAGGAGGATCATGTTTTTCATATTTTTAATCCAGATTGTGCTAAAGCTAAGAGTTTGATTAAACGCATAGCTGTTTTCATCAATGAATAATGATGATTTACAGTAATACAAGCATGTATTGTGTGTGGAAGccttttttttatttaataataatgAGGTGTGTTTTTGTGTTTAATACTTTAATTTAATAATTCATGAATAGTATATCTATCTAATTTCAACTAAGTGTATATATATCCAAGCTTCATGATTTGGTGTTTTAACTTTATTCAGATAAAACTAAAAGAAAAGGAGGGAAGTAGAGAGAAGAGAATGGAAATGAAAACAGAGAGAATCTCACTAACCAGAACATCTACTCATTACCTTTTAGGATCTATAGAAAAAGCTTGTGTTAAGCCATCATTCATTTTGTACTTGTAAAGGTTAAGCAACACCTCTCTTCAAGCTCATTCTTCTAATATTTAATAGCCATGGGGGTAATGATGCCACCTAAGAGTTAAGAACCTAAATGAGAACAAGGATCTGtgtataaaaaataaaaaacatatgCAAAACAGAA containing:
- the LOC127088167 gene encoding probable carboxylesterase 2 gives rise to the protein MDPQISIDVPPYLRVHKNGTVERLVGIDVAPPGIDPQTNVISKDITILPKTGVTARLYSPTKTSTKLPLILYLHGGAYCISSPSDPLYHNSLNNLVAEANIIAISVNYRLAPEHPLPIAYDDSWEALQWVASHAVEDGFDGFNGFNGQEKENWIKEKVDFNRVFLAGDSAGANMGHYMCLKDHNFVNFKILGLIMVNPYFWGKEPIGVEISDSERKKMVDKWWEFVCPSDKGSDDPLINPFVEEAPGIEGLCVEKVLVTVAEKDILRERGKLYHKKLVNSSWKGTAEFYETQEEDHVFHIFNPDCAKAKSLIKRIAVFINE